The genomic DNA CGACGCCCTCTCTCGGTCTGGAAGCTTCGTCTGGTTCCATGGCGGCCAGGGCTCGGGACGAGATATTGTCCTCGACACGCTGCAATCCCGCTTCGGGGACAAGCTCGCCGTAGTCCGGACCGTGTCCCTCTCTTCCGCCGATGCCGTCGCGCATGCGCGCCTGCAACTCGCGGGATGGGCACGCCGCGAGAAGCCAACCCCGAATTTGCTGTCGGGATCGACTCGGGAGGCGCTTACCGCCAGCATCGACCAATTGCACGAGCAAGAACGGATCCTTGCATTACGCATCCACCCCTCATGGGGAGAAGGGCGCAATGCGGTCGAGCAAACAATCGCCGAGCGCGCTGGGGATTTCGTGCGTCAACTCGGGCTCGCATTAAAGGAAAAGCCCTTCCTCCGCGTGCTTGTTCTCGCGAGTTCACATCCCCGCGGGGCTCTTCGCGATCTGGGGTATCGCGCCACACAAGAGTTTGCCCTGCCAGTCCCCCGCCTCGCGAAACATGCGCTCGAAGATGAAGCACCCTGGCGCACGCTTCAGACTGATTTCCATCGACTCCGGGAAGAACTTGTCACCAGGACGCGCCCTTCCAATCTACCCACTCCCAACCAATTGAGGCTGGCGGTCGCACTTGTCTCGCTCGGCTCCCCGCCTGCCGAGATCGCACGACGACTCCGCTCCCTCATCAGCCATGATTTGGAGCCCCTGCTCGAACAGCTGCGTCAAACCTTGGCTTGGCACGAGCACGCCCCCGCCCTTCAGCGGGCTGCATTCGCCAGATTCGCTCTGTCTTGGGACAAACTCCTCGCCTCGGTCCCGGAACTCCAGAACATCGAAGACCTCGTCCGCGTTGGGCTGGGGTATGAGACGAGTGACGGGCGCGTACGCCTGAGCGAACCGGTCCGCAAGGCACTGCTGTCGGGCAACATATTGGGACAGAAACTGGCCGAGCCCGACCTGCTCACCCATGCGCGCTTCGAACAAGCCTGGACGCAACTTGATGGTGCCACAACCCCGGAGCAACTCCACCCCAGCAAGGTGATTCCGTGGCTAGAGAAAATGCACCACAGGGCGCACGCCGGCACGCATACCCGCGAACAGCTCGAGCACCTCGACCTGCCCGCTCCCGAGATGTATTGGGACCTTGGACGCGCACTCAGCCGTGAACAAGAGCGCTTCGAAGACGCGGCGCTCGTGTACAGACGCTGTTGGACGAAATTCCAGCACGACGACTATGCGCACCACTATTATGCGTGGAATCTCGATCGAGCTGCTCGCGAGCCCGACGAGGTCGAGAAGCACTACGCCCTCGCGATAGAACAGCGTCCGGACAACGTCTGGTGGCACGCGCGCCTGTGTACATTCCTCATCCACCGCGCCCGGTTCCGTGACGCGGAAGAGGCCTTTCGCCGAGCGCTCGAGCATCTCGACCCGAGCGAAGTCGAGGTCCAAGAGGATGCGCGATTCGCACATTCCCTCCATCGCTGGCTCATCGAGGCATGGCTCAACATGGGTGAGATTGACCGGGCGAACGAAGTGATGTCGCTCGTACCTCGTGACATCATCGCATCCAGCAACGTACTCCGTGCGCTCTCCGCGCGAGTCGCCGACGCCATGGAAGCGACGCAGCTTGGCGAGTCCGTCTACCCTCAAGCGATTCCTCCAGAAGAACGCTGGACGCAGCCCGCGTTCCTCCCTGAAGAAGACGACGGCCATGAATTGGAGACTTGGCGTCCCGGGCGAGTGCGCAGGGTGGGTGAGGCGGACATTGAACTCGTCTACGCCGAGCCTGACGAGAAGGCGGAGTCCCGGGAACTCCAAGGGGTCGAACTCTCGCTCCATGAATGGAATGAAATGGCGCGCGGGCGTGCCCCCCAGAGCGACGCTTTCGTCATCCTGGCCGAATACTCGCAAGGAGTGAGGCGAATCTTTCATTGGCCCGCCAAGAGCATCGAGGTGATCGGCTCTGGCCCCGACGAGAATCTCGAGCTGCTCCGCTATGTCCACCAGTGGCTCGGCACGTCCGCGACATCGTCGCCATGATTCCGGCAGCCAGCCTTGCCACTCTTGAAACACCCCTTCGCGAAGATCGGATGTACCTGTTCGTCTGCGGTCCGGGCGGTAGACCAGGGTATGGAGCCGAAGCACTCGCCCTCGCGCTTCCTGAACGCGGATGGATAACGGTCGATTCGTGCAAGGTCGGACGAGAACTGCCCCAGGAAGGAATTATCTCGCGATGGCGTCGCTCTCCAGAGGATCAACTCCTCATCTCGGTGCTCACGCATCCGCACGACGATCACGCGGCTGGCCTGGCGGAGCTGCTCGACGCCATGCGCCCACCCCTCGTGGCGGTGACAGGTAATACACCTCCCGAACAAGATCTCGCCCGGCGTATTCGCGATCTGGAGTTATCGGGTGTCACCAGTCAGAACATCGCCGCTCGCACGGTCCGGGCGGCAGTGAGCGCAATGGAGCGACTCGTCTCCTCTGGGGCCACGACACTCCTTCCCATCCGCGACCAGCAGACGCTCATCTCTGGTCCGGCGAGAGTGCGGTGCCTCGCCCCCACGGAACTGGAGATTCGCACGCTCCTCTCCCATCTTCCCAAGGAACGAGCGAATGAACTCAGTACCGTCCTTGAGGTAACCTGGGGACAGACACGACTGATGCTCGGCGCGGACTTACCGTGGAAGAATCCGAGTGGCTCGGTGCTGCCAAGCGGATGGGAGTCCGTGGACAAGCGCCATCCCGGACTGTCTGACCATACGGGATTGAAAGTCCCCCACCATGGCTCGCGCGAGGCCCTGCATCCCAGACTGCTAGGAATCACCGGACCTGGACCACGCCTCTGGGTGTGCACCCCGTTCGAGAGGTCGGACCTACCGAGAATGGACGCCGCTGACGGGGCGGACATCCTCCTCGCAGTAGAGCCCTGCTTGCATCTGACAAAGCAACCTCATGTCTCGGCCAACGCATCGAATGCAACCCTGCGGGTAGGCACGCTCAGACCTCCACCCGGAACCCCCCGCTCCCTCAAGAGCGCGCCACCGGCCGGTCCTCTTGACGCAGTCTGGTGCTTCGGCTTCGACAACATGGGCCAACTCGTCGGCCGGTGGAGGGGAGATGCCGCGATCGAAGTCGTCCCCTGACATCTGAGGCACCGTCCTACGGCCGCCCCCCACCCGAGGTGGAGAACCACGCGGGGCCATCCATGTCGCGGGACTCGCCACCCGACGAGGGCCGGAAGGGGGACTCGTCCATCATCGAGTCGCCGTCGCCCGGGCCCGAGTCATTCCCCTCGAAGACGACTTCCAGGAGCGCCACGAGCAGGCCCGCGAGCCCCACGCTCGCCAGCGCGATCTTCATCTTGCGTCGGCGCATCCGCGCCTTGTGCCAGTGCGTGACGGCGGCTGGCAGGACGATGACTTGTCCTGGAGGACGGGAGGACATGCCACCATTCTAGCCCATGCCGGGAGGGAAGGTGAAAAGGGCGTCACCTTCCCGGCACCGGGAGGTTTCCGGATGTATCTCTCCCGTGACGTGATGAACCTGGACCTCTTTCCTCCCGAGCCCTCCGCCGCGACCCGGCCCCTCGAGCGTCTGCTGAGGGTCTCGCGCATCTACCTGGAACCCGAAGCCGGGCTGCACCCGCGCGGCCGGGATATCCTCGCGCGCTTCCCCGACGCCGAACGGGTGGAGGTCCGCTCGCACTGGAACATCCCCGGCCTCCACGGCAACGAGGGCAACGTCGAGTCCTGGAACCGCATCAAGGGGAGCACCCTGGTGCTGGGCATGAAGAAGACGATGCGCTTCGAGCCCAACGGGCGCAGCGCGGACTTCCTGCCGCCCTCCGCGGCCAACGGCTGCGTCATGGCCTGCGCCTACTGTTACGTGCCGCGTCACAAGGGCTACGCCAACCCCGTCACCGTCTTCGTCAACATCGACCGGATCCAAGCCGCCCTCCGCCGGCACGCGGGCAAGCTGGGGCCCAAGCGCGAGCCCAACCTCGTGGACCCGCGCTACTGGGTCTACGACATCGGGTGCAACAGCGACTGCTCGGCCGACGCGGCCCTGAGCGACAACGTGCGCGATCAGGTGCGGCTGTTCACCACCCTGCCCAACGCCATGGGCTCGTTCGCCACCAAGTTCGTCAACCGCGAGCTGCTCACCTACGCGCCCCAGGGCAAGACGCGCATCCGCTTCAGCCTGATGCCGCACGCGAAGGCGAAGCTGCTCGACGTGCGCACCAGCCCCATCGCCGAGCGGATCGCCGCCATCGACGACTTCGTGGCGGCGGGCTACGAGGTGCACCTGAACTTCTCGCCCGTGGTCATCACCGACGGCTGGCAGGCGGAGTACGACGCGCTCTTCCAGGAGCTGGACGACACGCTGGGGGCGGCGGCCAAGGCGCAGCTCGCGTGTGAGATCATCTTCCTCACCCACAACGAGCGGCTGCACGAGGTGAACCTGGGCTGGCACCCCCAGGCCGAGGCGCTGCTGTGGCGGCCGGAGTTACAAGAGGCGAAGGTGTCCCAGATGGGGGGCACCAACGTGCGCTACCGCACCGGGATGAAGGGGCAACTGGTGCGCGAGTTCATCCAGTTGCTGGAGCGGCGCATGCCCTACTGCCGGGTGCGCTACGCGTTCTGACGCACGGCCCCGCTCAGTCCGGGAGGACGAGCGTCACGCTCCGCGTCTGGACGTGGCACGCGTCCTCGCCCACGGAGACGGACTGGGTCACGGTGCGCTGGCCGTCGGCGCTCGTGGCGGTGAGGACGTACTCGCCCGGGCTCTCGTACCCGGTCACCCACGCGTCGCAGTTGCCCTGCCGCGTCTGGCTGCCATTGCACAACGCCTGCTGCTCGGGCCCGCCATCGCGCGTGAAGGTGACGCGCGCGTCGCGCTGGGGATGGCCCTGCCCGTCCACCACCTGGATCCGCACCGAGGCCCGCGCCTCCAGGGTGCAGGCGGACGTGTTGGAGCCACAAGCGGAGGACAGGGTGGCGATGACGAGCAGCAGGGCGGCACGAAGGGGGTTCCTGTCTCGTGCGCTCACTGGAAGTCCTCGTCGCGGATGCGCAGGGTGTGATGGGTGAGTCCGTAGGTCCGTGAGTCCTCGCGCTCGCTGACCCACGCTTCGTCGCGGACCGGCTCCTGCGAGTAGACCCGCCCACCCGTGTCCGTCCGGTAGAGCGTCAGCGACACGAACGTGTCCGTGGGCCTGGGGTTCACTCCGAAGGCGCTGTCCGAGCGCAGCTCCCGCACCGTGCCGCTCGGGACGGAGGCCACGCCTTCGGTCTCGCTTCCCAGTTGCCCGGTGGTCTTCCACTCCACGCGCAGCGCATGGCTCGACTGGTTGTCGAGGAAGTACTTCGCGCTCCCCACCTCCTCGTGGATGACTTCTCCCGAGCCACAACCCAGGGACAGCACGACGGGACACACCCAGAGCATCGATCGAAGGTTCATGCCCAGGCCCCTCAGCAAGCCCCACGCCACGGGCCTCCCGCCTGGGAACATGCACTCCGAACACCGCGAAACCACCTGGAAAAGCGAGGAGGGCCTGACGCGGGCGCCCTACACCGACCAGGTCAGGTCGTACTCGCTCATCATCGGGCCCAGGCGATGGCTGGCCACGCGGACGCCCCGCGCTCCCGCCTTCTTGAGCATCGCCTCCAACAGGCCCTCCAGGTACGGACGCGGCAACAGCGCCCGCGTGAAGGTGACGCGCGCGCGCGTGGGCGACAGCCACGTCACCACCATCGGGCCCCCCATGGGCGTCAGCACCTGGTACGCCATGGGCAGGTTCTCCAACACCCGCCGCGGCGTGCCCGAGCTCAGCACGTCCATGGCCCGGCCCACCGGACTCTTGAGGAACACCGCCGTCCCCAAGTGCCCCAACATCCGCATCATCTCCTCGACGTCACACTCCCCCTCCGCCATCAACCACGCCGCCCGCCCGAGCAGCTTCACGAAGTCCTTCGCCGGGTAGGCGAAGAAGTCCACGAAGTCTCGGCCCGCTCCGCACTCCTCCAGGCACGCCTCCAAGGCGGCCTCGCCCCGCAGCGCCAACAACGCCTCCTGCACGCTCCGGAAGAACATGCCCCGCAGGGTGTCCTCGGGCGACAGCCAGGCGAGCTGCTGCGACAGCTCCTGGCCAGCCAGTGCCGTGCGCTCCTCGATGCCGATATTCATCCCGTGCGCCCTCCCCGGCTCGCCTCGGCGAACCCATCCCCCGATCCAACCCGTGGACCCCGCCCACCCCCGTGTCCTGGAAATCCTGTCACACCTGGACGTCCAGGTAAAACCGTGTGTATCGCCGACATCAATCTTCACATGGGGCGCGTGTCAGGACGGACCCACCTCAGGGCACGCCTGTCATACTGACTCGATCCCGTACCATCTCCCGCGCCCTCGCCGCGCCGTATCACCCGTGCTGGAAGGTCAGCACGTCCGGGCCCTTTCCTCCCAGCCACTCTGCGCAGCGCGCGCGCCATGCCCGGAGCACTCGCCAGCGCGTCCGGCGCCGTGAAGGCGAGGTCTCCTGGGGCGGGACATCCGCGCGCACCCGAGTGGCTCTGTCCCCCGAGGGACCAGCGGCCCCGCGTACGGCCCTCGGCATATATAAGGATGCGCCAGGGAGGCCGTCCGTGAAGACACGTCGGTGGGTGTTGCTCTGCGCATGGACGGCACTGGTGTACGCGGGCGCCGTGCCCTCGGGCTTCGTCCTGGACGATGCGTTCGCCGTGGCCAGCAGCCCCGTCGTCCAGGGCGAGGTGTCCCCGGCCGAGGCCTTCCTCCGCGACTACTGGGGCCGCGTTCCGCCGAACACCATCGGCACCTACCGGCCCCTCGCCGTGCTGACCTTCGTGCTCGACGAGCGGGTGGGCGGCGGCGCGCCCTGGGTGTTCCACCTGACCAACGTGCTGCTGCATGTGCTCGCCGTGGCGGCCCTGTACGGCGCGTGGCGCGCGTGGGCGGGCGACACCACCGCCTGGGCCGCCGCCGCGCTCTTCGCCGCGCTCGCCGCTCCCGCCGAGGCCGTGCACTCCATCGTCGGCCGCGCGGACGTGCTCGCCGCGCTCCTCGGACTGCTCGGCTGGGCCGCCCACCGCACCCCGGGCCCGCGCGCCGCCACACTCGCCGTGCTCGCCTACGCGCTCGCGCTCCTCTCCAAGGAGAGCGCCCTGCTCTACCCCCTCGTGTGGTGTCTGCTGGAGGCGCTGCGCACGGGCCGCTGGCGCTCGCTCCCCTGGGGCCGGGTGGGCGCCTATGTCCTCGTGACGGGGCTCGTCCTGAGCGCTCGCGCGCACGCCCTCGGGACGGTCCTCGGCGCGAGCATCGGCGACATGACCAACCCGCTCGTCACCGCCTCCTGGAGCGGGCGCGTCCTCGGCGCGGCGGACATCTTCTGGTCTCAATACCTCGCCGGCATCGTCAACCCCCTGCACCGGCTCTACCTGTGCTCCGCGCCCGCGTGCGCCCCCGCGGGCGTGGACAGCGCCGGAGCCTGGCTCGGCCTGGGCACGCTCGCGCTGCTCGCCACCCTGGCCGTGGCCCTGTGGCGCCGGGCGCCCCTCGCGAGCGCCGGCCTCGCCTGGTTCCTCCTGTTGTTCCTCCCCGTCTCCAACCTGCTCGTGGTGAGCCCCTCCCTGTACGGAGAAAGGTTGCTCTACGCGCCCCTCATGGGCGCCTCGATCGCCCTGGCCCATGCCGTGTCGCGCCTCGCCGCCCGGCTGCCCCGGCCATCGCTCGCCTGGGGACTGCTCGCCGCGCTCGGCGCGGGCAATGCCCTGGCCGTGCAGTCGCGACACGCGGACTGGCGCGATGGCGACTCGCTCGCCCTTCACGCGATCGAGGTGGAGCCCCGCGGCGCCGTGCTCCAGGCCAACGCCGCCGCGTCCTGGTTGAGTCTCGGCCGCTGGAGCGAGGCCGAGCGGTGCGCCCGCGAGGCCATCGCGCTCGACGCGGACTTTGGCCGGCCCCATCGTCTGCTCGGCGCGGCGTTGGATCTCCAGGGGCGCGCTGGAGAGGCCCAGGCCCATTTCGAGCGGGCACTCGCCCTGGACGGCAGCGAGGAGTCCCTGTTGAACCTGGCGCGCTTCCATGCCCAGCACGGAGACCTGAAACGCGCGCTCGGGCTGCTGGAGCGGGAAGCCCTGTCCCAACCCCCGAGCCAGAACCGGCTCGCCCTGGCCGAGCAACTGCGCCGGCAGCTCGCCTCCGAGCGCCCCTGACGCGGCCCGTGGCCAGGGAGCCTGGAGCTCGCCCCCCTGACCGCATGGCCGTGGCTCCCCCGCTTCCTTCCCGGAGCGCCCATCCCCAGCGTGTGGAGACGCGGTTCAGGAGGAAACGGCCATGGCGGAGGCGGACGTGCGAGGGGACATGCCCTACCGCACCTTGGGAAAGACCGGGGAGAAGGTGTCGGCGATCGGCCTGGGCGGCTGGCACATCGGACTGCCCACCGTGGACGAGAAGCTGGGGGTGCGGCTCGTGCGCGCGGCCATCGACCGCGGCATCAACTTCATGGACAACTGCTGGGACTACCACGAGGGCCTGAGCGAGCTGCGCATGGGCCGGGCGCTCCAGGACGGCTACCGCCAGAAGGTCTTCCTCATGACGAAGATCGACGGGCGCACGAAGAAGGAGGCGCTGCGGCAGTTGGAGCACTCGCTGGAGCGCCTGCGCACGGACCACGTCGACCTCGTGCAGCACCATGAGATCCTCCGCTACGAGGACCCCGACCGCGTCTTCGCCGAGGAGGGCGCACACGCGGCGCTGCTCGAGGCCCAGAAGGCCGGCAAGGTGCGCTACGTGGGCTTCACCGGGCACAAGGATCCGCGCATCCACCTGCACATGCTGGAGGTCGCCCGCGAGCACGGCGCCCACTTCGACGCGGTGCAGATGCCCCTCAACCTCATGGACGCGCACTTCCGCAGCTTCTCCCAGCTCGTCGTGCCGGAGCTCGTGCGCCAGGGCATCGGCGTGCTCGCCATGAAGACGCTGGCCAACGGCTCGCTCCTGCGCAGCAAGACGGTGACGCCCATCGAGTGTCTGCACTACGCGCTGCACCTGCCCACCTCCGCCGTCATCACGGGCATCGACAGCGAGGCCATCCTGGACCAGGCCTTCGAGGCGGCTCGCACCTTCAAGCCCTTCTCGGACGAGGCGTGGAAGGCCCTGCTCGCCAAGACGCGCGCGGCCGCGGCCCGGGGCGAGTTCGAGCCCTTCAAGACCTCGTCCGTCTACGATGGCACCGCCACCCACCCCGAATGGCTCGGCGAGGAACCCGAGGCGCTGCGGGCCCTCGTTCCCGCGTGACCCGGAACCCGGGCCACCCGCCCGTCGAGAGGCCGCCCCCTCCCCTGCCCCCGCTTCCCCTGACCGGGGAGAGGGAGCGTGCATAGCGTGGAGGGAACAGGGGTGGAGCCTTCCCCGGGAGTCCCGATTCCATGTCCTCGCGCGCACCCGAGTCCATCCACCTGTCGCGTCGTGAGTTCGACGCGCTCCTGTTCGACCTGGACGGTGTGGTGACCCGCACCGCCAGCGTCCATGCCGCCGCGTGGAAACGCCTGTTCGACGCCTATCTCCCCCAGGGCTCGCCTCCCTTCACCCCGGAGGACTACCGCCTCTACGTGGATGGCCGGCCGCGCCTGGAGGGCATCCGCTGCTTCCTGAGGAGCCGGGGCCTCACCGCGCCCGAGGGCACTCCGGAAGAGGGCCCGGACGCGGAGACGGTGCAGGGGCTCGGGGCGCGCAAGAACGCCTGGTTCCTGGAAGCCCTGAAGCAGCGCGGCGTGGAGGTGAGTCCGTCGGCGGTGCGGCTGCTGGAACGGGCGCGCGCGGCGGGCCTGCGCACGGCGGTGGTGACGTCCAGCCGCAACGGCGAGGCCATCCTCCGGGCGGGACGGCTCGGACACCTGTTCGACGCCCGGGTGGATGGCGTGGAGGCCGGGAGGCTCGGGTTGGCGGGCAAGCCCGCGCCGGACACCTTCCTGGAAGGCGCCCGGCGCCTGGGGGTGGTGCCCGCGCGGGCCGTGGTGTTCGAGGACGCCCAGGCGGGCGTCGAGGCGGGGCGGCGAGGCGGCTTCGGGTGCGTCATCGGGGTGCGCCGCTCCGGAGCGCGAGGCGAGCTGTTGAGGGCGGGCGCGGACGTGGAGGTGACGGAGCTCTCCGCCGTGGACGTGGACGGCGCGGACACCCATGCCGAGGGAGCGATGCCATGAACCCAGAGCCGTGGCTGTTCACCTACGAGGACTTCGCGCCCGAGCGGGAAGGGCTGCGCGAGGCGCTGTGCACGCTGGGCAATGGGTACTTCGCCACGCGCGGGGCGGCGCCCGAGTCCCACGCGGATGGGACGCACTACCCGGGGACCTACCTGGCGGGCGGCTACAACCGGTTGACGACGGATCTGTCCGGGCAGGTGGTGGAGAACGAGGACCTCGTCAACATGCCCAACTGGCTGCCCCTCACCTTCCGGTTGGAGGGAGAGGACTGGTTCGACCTCCGGGCGGTCACCCCGCTGGAGTATCGGCAGGTGCTGGACCTGGCGCGGGGCCTGCTGCTGCGCACGGTGCGCTTCGTGGACGCCCGGGGCCGGAGGACACGGCTGGAGCAACGGCGCTTCGTGCACATGCGGGACAAGCACCTGGCGGGACAGGAAATGGTGCTCGTGCCGGAGAACTGGAGCGGACAGGTCCGCGTGCGCTCGGCGCTGGATGGACGGGTGATCAACGCCGGAGTCCCCCGCTACCAGCGGCTCCAGGGCAGGCACCTGCGCACGCTGGTGGCCGAGGAGGTGGACGCCCAGACGCTGCTGCTGGAAGTCGAAACGGTGCAGTCGCGCCTGACGGTGGCGGAGGCGGCGCGCACCCGGCTGTTCGTGGAGGGCGCTCCGGCCGAGCACTCGCGGGAATTGCTCAAGGAAGAGGGCTATGTCGCGCACGAGTTCACCGTGTCGCTGACCGAGGGGCAGCGCCTGGCGGTGGAGAAGGTGGTGACGCTCTACTCGTCGAGGGATCACGCCGTGTCCGAGGCGGCGATGGAGGCGAGGCACGCCGCGAGGACGGCGCCCGAGCGCTTCGAGGACCTGGTCTCCACGCACGCGCAGGCCTGGACGCACCTGTGGCGCCGCGCAGATCTCACCCTGGAGCTGGCCGAGCCGAACGGCACCCACCGCGTGCTGCGCCTGCACATCTTCCACCTGCTGCAGACGGTCTCACCGCACAGCATCGACCAGGACGTGGGCGTGCCGGCGCGGGGCTGGCACGGCGAGGCCTACCGGGGACACATCTTCTGGGACGAGCTGTTCATCTTCCCCTTCCTCAACCTGCGGCTGCCCGCCCTGACGCGCGCCATCCTGCGCTACCGCCACCGGCGGCTGCCCCAGGCACGCCAGGCGGCCCGTGAGGCGGGCCACCCGGGCGCCATGTTCCCCTGGCAGAGCGGCAGCAACGGACGCGAGGAGAGCCAATCCCTGCACCTCAATCCCCGCTCGGGGCGCTGGGTGGCGGACGTGACGTCGCTGCAACGCCATATCAACGCGGCCATCGCCTACAACATCTGGCAGTACTACCAGGCCACGGCGGACTCGGAGTTCCTCTACTTCCACGGCGCGGAGATGCTGCTGGAGCTCTCGCGCTTCTGGGCCAGCATGGCCCAGTGGAACCCCGCGCTGAAGCGCTACGAAATCAAGGGCGTGATGGGTCCGGACGAGTACCACACGGGCTACCCGGATCGCGCCGAGCCGGGACTGGACAACAACACCTATACCAACCTCATGGCGGTGTGGGTGCTGTGCAAGGGATTGAAGGTCCTGCGCCTGCTGCCCGCGGAACGCCTCCAGGAGCTGCGCGAGACGCTGCGGCTGGAGGACTCGGAGCTCGCGCACTGGGACGAGGTGAGCCGCCGGATGCGGCTGGTGTTCCACGCGGATGGAATGCTCAGCCAGTTCGAGGGCTATGAACAGCTCCAGGAGTTCGACTGGGAGGGATACCGCGCCCGCTACAAGGACATCCACCGCCTGGATCGCATCCTCGAAGCCGAGGGAGATACCCCCAACCGCTACAAGCTGTCGAAGCAGGCGGATGTGTTGATGCTCTTCTACCTGCTGTCGGCGGAGGAGCTGCGCGAACTGCTCGAGCGGCTCGGCTACCGGATGGAACCGGAGATGATCGGACGCACCGTGGAGTACTACCTGCAACGCACCTCCCACGGCTCGACGCTGAGCGGGGTGGTGCACGCCTGGGTGCTGGCCCGCCGGGATCGTGCGGCCTCGTGGCGGCTCTTCAGCGAGGTCCTCCACAGTGACATCTCGGACGTCCAGGGCGGCACGACCCAGGAGGGCATCCACCTGGGGGCCATGGCCGGCTCGGTGGACCTCATCCAGCGCGCCTACACGGGCATCGAGGTCCGTGGCGGCATGCTGCACTTCAACCCCTACCTGCCCGAGGAGCTGCGGCGGCTGAGGTTCTCGCTGCGCTACCACAAGCACCTGGTGGACGTGGACATCACCCCGGACACCCTGCGGCTCACCGGCCTGTGGAGCGACCAGGAGCCCGCGCTGGATGTCTGTGTGCGGGGAAAATGCCTGCGCCTCCCGCCCCACGAGACCCGGACGATTCCCCTCGGCCCGTGACCTCCAGACTCACGACGCCGGAAGCTGCCCCGCGGCGGGCTCGTCGGCGGACATCACGCGCGGAAGCGTGAAGTAGAACGTGCTTCCCAGCCCCGGCTCGCTCTCGGCCCACAACCGCCCCCCGTGGGCGTCCACGAGCCCCCTCGCGATCGCGAGCCCCAGGCCCGCCCCCTGCTTGTGCCCTTTCCGGGCCTGCCAGAACGGCTCGAAGAGGTGGGGCAGCTCCTCCCCGGAGATTCCCGGCCCCGTGTCGCTCACCGAGAAGCACATCATGTCCCCCAGGGGCCAGGCCCGCAGGGAGATCCGCCCCCCATTCGGCGTGAACTTGAGCGCGTTGCCGAGCAGGTTCGAGAAGATCTGCAGCACCCGATCCCGATCCGCCAGGATCGGAGACGCACCATCCGGGACCTCCACCGAGAGGAGGATGGACTTCTCCCGCGCGAGCTCGCGATGCAGCTCGGCGGCCTCCTGGAGCAGCAGCGCCGTCTCCCGCGGGCCGCTGACCACCGAGAGATGACCCGCCTCCATCCGGGCCACGTCCAGCAGATCCTGGATGAGCCGGTTCGCCCGCTCGACCGCCTTGCGGATGGCCCCGAGCGGCCCCTGGTCCGCCGTCCTCTCTCCCGGTGCCGATCGCCTCAGGAGGACTTCGCTGCTCAAGGAGACGACTTGCAGGGGCGCGCGCAAATCATGGGCGACGACCCGCAGGACCTCGTCGCGCAGACGGATCGCCTGCTCCGTGCGCGCGTGGAGGAAGGCATTGTCGATGGCGAGCCCGGCGCGGCGGGCCAGCTCCTCGGCCAGCTCCAGGTCATGCGCGTCGTACTGGCACTCCGGCCGCGAGATCAGCAGGATGACCGTGCCCAGGATGCGCTCGCGCGCGAGCAACGGCACGACGATGAGCGAGCGGGGATCCAACTGGCGCAGCAGACCCAGGTGATGCGCGTCCTCCGCCGTCGACTCGAGCACCTCCCCGGACAGCTCGGGGAGGAGCACGGGTCGGCCCGTCCGCATGACATTGGCGACGAGGTGCCCCTGCCGGAACGACACATGGGGATGGGTGGCGAACAGCTCTTCCAGCAGCCGTGACTTCTCCTCGGACGCCGCCACCCACTCGAGGTGGGAGACCTGCCCGTCCTCCTCGATGATCTCCACCACGCACCAGTCCGCCAGCGAGGGAACGGCCATCCGTGCCACGGCGAGGAGCGAGGCGCGCGGATCGAGCGAGTCCGCGAGCCTCGGGCCCGCCTCGGCCAGGAAGCGCAAGGCCCGCTCGAGCCGCTTGCTCTCGGAAATGTCCTGGATCTG from Melittangium boletus DSM 14713 includes the following:
- a CDS encoding tetratricopeptide repeat protein; the protein is MAVLVDPGPIRLKAQQAADALSRSGSFVWFHGGQGSGRDIVLDTLQSRFGDKLAVVRTVSLSSADAVAHARLQLAGWARREKPTPNLLSGSTREALTASIDQLHEQERILALRIHPSWGEGRNAVEQTIAERAGDFVRQLGLALKEKPFLRVLVLASSHPRGALRDLGYRATQEFALPVPRLAKHALEDEAPWRTLQTDFHRLREELVTRTRPSNLPTPNQLRLAVALVSLGSPPAEIARRLRSLISHDLEPLLEQLRQTLAWHEHAPALQRAAFARFALSWDKLLASVPELQNIEDLVRVGLGYETSDGRVRLSEPVRKALLSGNILGQKLAEPDLLTHARFEQAWTQLDGATTPEQLHPSKVIPWLEKMHHRAHAGTHTREQLEHLDLPAPEMYWDLGRALSREQERFEDAALVYRRCWTKFQHDDYAHHYYAWNLDRAAREPDEVEKHYALAIEQRPDNVWWHARLCTFLIHRARFRDAEEAFRRALEHLDPSEVEVQEDARFAHSLHRWLIEAWLNMGEIDRANEVMSLVPRDIIASSNVLRALSARVADAMEATQLGESVYPQAIPPEERWTQPAFLPEEDDGHELETWRPGRVRRVGEADIELVYAEPDEKAESRELQGVELSLHEWNEMARGRAPQSDAFVILAEYSQGVRRIFHWPAKSIEVIGSGPDENLELLRYVHQWLGTSATSSP
- a CDS encoding TIGR02265 family protein, with amino-acid sequence MNIGIEERTALAGQELSQQLAWLSPEDTLRGMFFRSVQEALLALRGEAALEACLEECGAGRDFVDFFAYPAKDFVKLLGRAAWLMAEGECDVEEMMRMLGHLGTAVFLKSPVGRAMDVLSSGTPRRVLENLPMAYQVLTPMGGPMVVTWLSPTRARVTFTRALLPRPYLEGLLEAMLKKAGARGVRVASHRLGPMMSEYDLTWSV
- a CDS encoding HAD family hydrolase yields the protein MSSRAPESIHLSRREFDALLFDLDGVVTRTASVHAAAWKRLFDAYLPQGSPPFTPEDYRLYVDGRPRLEGIRCFLRSRGLTAPEGTPEEGPDAETVQGLGARKNAWFLEALKQRGVEVSPSAVRLLERARAAGLRTAVVTSSRNGEAILRAGRLGHLFDARVDGVEAGRLGLAGKPAPDTFLEGARRLGVVPARAVVFEDAQAGVEAGRRGGFGCVIGVRRSGARGELLRAGADVEVTELSAVDVDGADTHAEGAMP
- a CDS encoding spore photoproduct lyase family protein, encoding MYLSRDVMNLDLFPPEPSAATRPLERLLRVSRIYLEPEAGLHPRGRDILARFPDAERVEVRSHWNIPGLHGNEGNVESWNRIKGSTLVLGMKKTMRFEPNGRSADFLPPSAANGCVMACAYCYVPRHKGYANPVTVFVNIDRIQAALRRHAGKLGPKREPNLVDPRYWVYDIGCNSDCSADAALSDNVRDQVRLFTTLPNAMGSFATKFVNRELLTYAPQGKTRIRFSLMPHAKAKLLDVRTSPIAERIAAIDDFVAAGYEVHLNFSPVVITDGWQAEYDALFQELDDTLGAAAKAQLACEIIFLTHNERLHEVNLGWHPQAEALLWRPELQEAKVSQMGGTNVRYRTGMKGQLVREFIQLLERRMPYCRVRYAF
- a CDS encoding aldo/keto reductase, yielding MAEADVRGDMPYRTLGKTGEKVSAIGLGGWHIGLPTVDEKLGVRLVRAAIDRGINFMDNCWDYHEGLSELRMGRALQDGYRQKVFLMTKIDGRTKKEALRQLEHSLERLRTDHVDLVQHHEILRYEDPDRVFAEEGAHAALLEAQKAGKVRYVGFTGHKDPRIHLHMLEVAREHGAHFDAVQMPLNLMDAHFRSFSQLVVPELVRQGIGVLAMKTLANGSLLRSKTVTPIECLHYALHLPTSAVITGIDSEAILDQAFEAARTFKPFSDEAWKALLAKTRAAAARGEFEPFKTSSVYDGTATHPEWLGEEPEALRALVPA